In Corylus avellana chromosome ca2, CavTom2PMs-1.0, the following proteins share a genomic window:
- the LOC132171659 gene encoding protein PYRICULARIA ORYZAE RESISTANCE 21-like: MGEKGITIMVLKVDLQCRRCYKKVKKVLCKFPQIHDQIYDEKKNTVTIKVVCCCPEKIMQKIRCKGGNSILCIEILPPPKPPQQKKEDPKPPPPPKEDPKPPPPPKEDPKPPPPKVDPKPPQPEPPCKVPVVVQVCPPDYVYPSARVCCRECSEGRPGGPCFEGHGQPPRQCCRECSEGRPGGPCFEGHGQPPRPCYVVYGRPVYDSYGGGWNRGCYVSRCDYFCEESPSGCTVM; this comes from the exons ATGGGAGAAAAG GGTATAACAATAATGGTGCTGAAGGTTGATCTTCAGTGCCGTCGCTGCTACAAGAAGGTGAAGAAAGTTCTATGTAAATTCCCTC AAATACATGACCAGATATACGACGAGAAGAAAAACACTGTGACAATCAAAGTCGTTTGCTGCTGTCCTGAAAAGATTATGCAAAAGATACGCTGCAAGGGTGGCAATTCCATTCTCTGCATTGAGATCTTACCGCCCCCGAAGCCGCCCCAGCAGAAAAAAGAGGATCCCAAGCCGCCTCCGCCGCCAAAAGAGGATCCCAAGCCACCGCCGCCGCCAAAAGAGGATCCCAAGCCTCCGCCGCCAAAAGTGGATCCCAAGCCTCCTCAACCGGAGCCTCCTTGCAAGGTTCCTGTGGTTGTACAGGTTTGCCCACCGGATTACGTATACCCGTCTGCCCGTGTGTGTTGTAGGGAGTGTTCTGAGGGTCGTCCTGGGGGCCCGTGCTTTGAAGGCCATGGCCAGCCACCACGCCAATGTTGTAGGGAGTGTTCTGAGGGTCGTCCTGGAGGCCCGTGCTTTGAAGGCCATGGCCAGCCACCACGCCCATGTTATGTGGTTTATGGGCGGCCAGTGTATGATAGTTATGGTGGCGGTTGGAATAGGGGTTGCTATGTGAGCCGCTGTGATTACTTTTGTGAAGAATCTCCATCGGGATGCACAGTCATGTAA
- the LOC132171023 gene encoding protein PYRICULARIA ORYZAE RESISTANCE 21 translates to MLTSSQVAVRRALWPGPLDLSHVHTSTWLLYRPLSSIWSESEIFDLIIDLTAMGETVTTIMVLKVDLQCHRCYKKVKKILCKFPQIRDQVYDEKQNTVLIKVVCCSPEKIKEKIRCKGGDSIKSIEIVPPPPPPKPKPVEKPPPPEKPKPVEKPPEPAPKPPPPAEKPKPVEKPPEPAPKPPPPAEKPKPVEKPPAPAPKPPPPAEPPCIPVAYPPPFLPIDVCCRQCYHGVGGGPCFHGHGGPPPSYEGYGRPVYDSYGGGGYRSCYESRCDYFSEDNPSGCTVM, encoded by the exons ATGCTTACGTCTTCTCAAGTTGCTGTTAGGCGGGCTTTATGGCCCGGCCCTCTTGATCTATCACACGTTCACACTTCTACTTGGCTTCTCTATAGACCACTCTCTTCAATCTGGTCTGAGTCTGAGATATTCGATCTGATCATCGATCTCACAGCCATGGGAGAAACG GTGACAACGATAATGGTGCTGAAGGTTGATCTTCAGTGCCATCGCTGCTACAAGAAGGTGAAGAAAATTCTATGTAAATTCCCTc AAATACGAGACCAGGTATACGACGAGAAGCAAAATACGGTGTTAATCAAAGTGGTGTGTTGCTCCCCGGAAAAGATTAAGGAAAAGATACGCTGCAAGGGTGGTGACTCCATTAAGAGCATTGAGATCGTACCGCCGCCACCGCCCCCGAAGCCCAAGCCTGTAGAGAAGCCTCCTCCACCGGAGAAGCCCAAGCCTGTAGAGAAGCCTCCTGAACCGGCTCCAAAGCCTCCTCCTCCAGCCGAAAAGCCCAAGCCTGTAGAGAAGCCTCCTGAGCCGGCTCCAAAGCCACCACCTCCAGCTGAGAAGCCGAAGCCTGTAGAGAAGCCTCCTGCACCGGCTCCAAAGCCTCCTCCTCCAGCGGAGCCACCCTGCATCCCCGTGGCTTACCCACCACCATTTTTACCGATTGATGTTTGTTGTAGGCAATGTTACCATGGTGTTGGTGGGGGCCCGTGCTTTCATGGTCATGGTGGGCCACCCCCATCTTATGAGGGCTATGGGAGGCCAGTGTATGATAGTTACGGTGGCGGTGGGTATAGAAGCTGCTATGAGAGCCGCTGTGATTACTTTTCTGAAGATAATCCATCCGGATGCACAGTGATGTAA
- the LOC132172890 gene encoding heavy metal-associated isoprenylated plant protein 43-like encodes MGEKGITIMELKVDLQCRRCYKKVKKVLCKFPQIHDQIYDEKNNTVRIKVVCCCPEEIMQKIRCKGGNCIMCIKIVPPPPPPPPLPSQRPPPPPKPPCEVPVLVPVCPLVYAIGVCCTECSEGVSGGPCFQGHGQPRPCSVGYGLPVCDSYGGGWHRGCYVSRCDYFCEEYSPGCTVM; translated from the exons ATGGGAGAAAAG GGTATAACAATAATGGAGCTGAAGGTTGATCTTCAGTGCCGTCGCTGCTACAAGAAGGTGAAGAAAGTTCTATGTAAATTCCCTC AAATACATGACCAGATCTACGACGAGAAGAATAACACTGTGAGAATCAAAGTCGTTTGCTGCTGTCCTGAAGAGATTATGCAAAAGATACGCTGCAAGGGTGGCAATTGCATTATGTGCATTAAGATCGTACCACCGCCCCCGCCCCCGCCCCCGCTCCCGTCACAGCGCCCGCCTCCGCCACCTAAGCCTCCTTGCGAGGTTCCTGTGCTTGTACCGGTTTGCCCACTGGTTTACGCGATTGGTGTGTGTTGTACGGAATGTTCTGAGGGTGTTAGTGGGGGCCCGTGCTTTCAAGGCCATGGCCAGCCACGCCCATGTTCTGTGGGCTATGGGCTGCCAGTGTGTGATAGTTATGGTGGCGGTTGGCATAGGGGTTGCTATGTGAGCCGCTGTGATTACTTTTGTGAAGAATATTCACCGGGATGCACAGTCATGTAA
- the LOC132171267 gene encoding pentatricopeptide repeat-containing protein At4g16390, chloroplastic produces the protein MAYHLSASPSSLLHDRQPLCNSLYSQRKPSLRSSNYSFKPSHLPSKPKTLLQVSHVSVQDPIPQETQKTNPPKDTDGKYPDGKSGSSAKSNVWVNPRSPRASRLRQHSYDARYASLSKVAESLNSCNPNEEDVVEVLRALGDRILEQDAVIVLNNTVNAEAALLALRYFQQRLKPSREVILYNVTLKVLRKCRDMDRAEKLLDEMLERGVKPDNVTFSTLITCARMCFMPNRAVEWFEKMPSFGCVPDDVTYSAMIDAYGRAGNVDMALSLYDRARTEKWRIDPVTFSTLIKMYGVSGNFDGCLNVYEEMKALGAKPNMVIYNTLLDAMGRAKRPWQAKIIYKEMTNNGFSPNWGTYASLLRAFARARYGEDALGIYKEMKEKGLELNVVLYNTLLAMCADIGCVDEAFEIFEHMKNSQTSKPDSWSFSSLITIYSCSGKVSEAEAMLNEMLEAGLEPNIFVLTSLIQCYGKSQRTDDVVRTFQRLLELDITPDERFCGCLLNVMTQTPKEELSKLTDCIEKANSKLGHVIKLLLGEQDSEGEFRKEASELFDSIGVDVKKAYCNCLIDLCVNLNLLQRACELLELGLTHKIYTDIQSRSSTQWSLYLKGLSLGAALTALHVWINDLSKAMESGEELPPLLGINTGHGKHKYSDKGLAVVFESHLKELNAPFYEASDKVGWFLTTKVAAESWLKSRSSPELVAA, from the coding sequence ATGGCTTACCATCTCTCCGCCTCGCCCTCCTCTCTCTTACATGACCGCCAACCTCTCTGCAACTCTCTTTACTCTCAGCGAAAACCCAGTCTCAGAAGTTCCAACTACTCTTTCAAGCCCAGTCATCTCCCTTCTAAACCAAAAACCTTGCTCCAAGTAAGCCATGTTTCTGTGCAAGACCCAATCCCACAAGAAACCCAGAAGACAAACCCCCCAAAAGACACAGATGGTAAATACCCAGATGGAAAATCCGGGTCCTCAGCCAAAAGCAATGTCTGGGTCAATCCCAGAAGCCCCAGAGCTTCACGGCTTCGGCAACATTCATACGACGCAAGGTACGCTTCTCTTTCGAAAGTGGCTGAGTCTTTGAATTCATGTAATCCAAATGAAGAAGATGTTGTTGAAGTTCTGAGGGCTTTAGGAGATAGAATTTTGGAACAAGATGCTGTAATTGTTCTTAATAATACAGTGAACGCAGAAGCTGCACTTCTTGCTCTTAGGTACTTTCAGCAGAGGCTGAAACCAAGTAGGGAGGTGATTCTTTATAATGTGACTTTGAAGGTGCTTAGGAAGTGTAGGGACATGGATAGAGCAGAGAAGCTGCTTGATGAAATGCTTGAGAGAGGGGTTAAACCTGATAATGTTACGTTTTCGACTCTGATTACCTGTGCTAGGATGTGTTTTATGCCAAATAGGGCTGTGGAGTGGTTTGAGAAGATGCCTAGTTTCGGGTGTGTTCCTGATGATGTTACCTATTCGGCTATGATAGATGCCTATGGACGGGCTGGTAATGTTGATATGGCTTTGAGTTTGTACGACCGAGCTAGAACTGAAAAGTGGCGCATTGACCCAGTGACATTCTCGACATTGATTAAGATGTATGGGGTGTCAGGAAATTTTGACGGGTGCTTGAATGTCTACGAAGAGATGAAGGCTCTTGGTGCAAAGCCCAACATGGTTATATATAACACTTTGTTGGATGCTATGGGAAGAGCTAAGCGGCCTTGGCAGGCGAAGATTATTTACAAAGAAATGACCAACAATGGATTTTCACCCAATTGGGGGACGTATGCAAGTCTCTTACGAGCCTTTGCTAGAGCTCGATATGGTGAAGATGCACTTGGTATATATAAGGAGATGAAGGAGAAGGGGTTGGAGTTGAATGTAGTTCTGTACAACACCCTTTTGGCCATGTGTGCTGATATTGGCTGCGTTGATGAAGCTTTTGAGATTTTTGAACATATGAAAAATTCTCAGACTTCCAAGCCTGATAGTTGGTCATTTTCATCCTTGATCACCATATATTCCTGCAGTGGAAAAGTCTCGGAGGCAGAGGCAATGTTGAATGAGATGTTGGAGGCAGGCCTTGAGCCTAATATCTTTGTTTTGACATCACTCATCCAATGTTATGGGAAATCCCAGCGTACAGATGATGTTGTTAGGACATTCCAACGgctgttggagttggatattacTCCAGATGAACGCTTCTGTGGTTGTCTCCTTAATGTGATGACCCAAACACCAAAGGAAGAACTTAGTAAGCTTACTGATTGCATCGAGAAGGCTAATTCAAAGCTTGGTCATGTCATAAAACTTTTGTTAGGGGAGCAAGATAGCGAAGGAGAGTTTAGAAAGGAAGCATCAGAACTCTTTGATTCCATTGGAGTGGATGTAAAGAAGGCTTACTGCAATTGTTTAATTGATCTCTGTGTCAACCTAAATCTGTTGCAGAGAGCATGTGAGCTGCTAGAACTGGGGCTTACACATAAGATATACACAGATATACAGTCTAGGTCCTCAACTCAGTGGTCTCTATATCTCAAGGGTCTCTCTCTTGGGGCAGCTCTGACTGCATTACATGTTTGGATAAATGATTTATCAAAGGCCATGGAATCTGGGGAGGAGCTTCCTCCATTGCTTGGAATCAACACCGGACATGGGAAACACAAGTACTCAGATAAGGGTTTAGCAGTTGTGTTCGAGTCACATTTGAAGGAACTCAATGCTCCGTTTTATGAGGCTTCAGATAAGGTTGGCTGGTTTTTGACTACAAAGGTTGCAGCCGAGTCATGGTTGAAGTCTAGAAGTTCGCCTGAATTAGTTGCCGCTTAG